The Pyrus communis chromosome 2, drPyrComm1.1, whole genome shotgun sequence genome includes a window with the following:
- the LOC137725185 gene encoding aspartic proteinase NANA, chloroplast codes for MKMEQNSTLFIIFLLSVIHGFVFVHALRGASPEKALQLKLIHRYSPHYNGLHGDEKPKNQQELLRLLHRHDVVRHQMISYRRQQQEEESLLDAEEVILNSSRIAARRMAWEKRGSMAMPISSGSDYGWGQYLVKIKIGTPAQKFLLVADTGSDLTWINCRYRCRNRCEKHQGRLQQKRVFHAELSSSFKTVPCSSKLCKVGLWTMFSLQQCSTPTSPCRYDYSYIEGSHAFGLFANETVRATLASGRRTKLENVIVGCTDHIKGSGGIRHGDGILGLGFGRNSFTTKASLNFGGKFSYCLVDLQSPKNVSNFLTFGGHKSARLQKPMTYTKLVIGDSEDKGSFYGVNVQGISVGGKMLDIPPRVWDENLKGGTIVDSGTSLTFLKVPAYKAVMKVMTMALSKVKKLSPDNDPFDFCFSSKGFNKSLVPKFAIHFADGAIFEPPVKSYALDVADGKMCLGFVPTNVGPSVIGNIMQQNHLWEFDLGRRTLGFAPSTCT; via the exons ATGAAGATGGAGCAAAATTCAACCCTCTTCATCATTTTCCTCCTCTCCGTAATCCACGGCTTCGTGTTCGTTCATGCACTCCGCGGCGCGAGCCCGGAGAAAGCCTTGCAGCTCAAGCTAATCCACAGGTACTCTCCACATTATAATGGCCTGCATGGGGATGAGAAGCCTAAAAACCAGCAGGAGCTCCTCAGGTTGCTCCACCGCCACGACGTTGTCCGCCATCAAATGATATCGTACAGAAGgcaacaacaagaagaagaaagcctTCTTGATGCTGAAGAGGTAATATTAAACAGCAGCCGGATCGCGGCGAGGCGGATGGCTTGGGAAAAAAGAGGCTCCATGGCAATGCCGATAAGTTCGGGTTCGGATTACGGTTGGGGGCAGTACctggttaaaattaaaatcgGAACGCCGGCACAAAAGTTCTTGTTGGTCGCGGATACCGGCAGTGACTTGACGTGGATAAACTGCAGATACCGTTGCAGAAATCGGTGCGAGAAGCACCAAGGAAGGTTGCAACAGAAGAGGGTTTTCCATGCAgaactttcttcttcctttaaaACTGTGCCGTGTTCTTCGAAATTGTGCAAGGTTGGTCTGTGGACTATGTTTTCTCTCCAACAGTGCTCCACCCCAACGAGCCCTTGCAGATATGATTACTC GTACATAGAGGGGTCTCATGCATTTGGGCTGTTTGCCAATGAGACTGTAAGAGCAACCCTGGCAAGTGGCAGGAGAACCAAACTGGAAAATGTGATAGTTGGTTGCACAGACCACATCAAGGGCAGTGGAGGCATTAGACATGGTGATGGTATATTGGGGTTGGGCTTTGGCAGGAACTCATTCACTACCAAGGCTTCCCTAAACTTTGGTGGCAAGTTTTCTTATTGCCTGGTTGATCTGCAAAGCCCCAAAAATGTCTCAAATTTTCTCACATTTGGTGGCCACAAATCAGCTAGATTGCAGAAACCAATGACCTACACAAAGCTGGTTATAGGTGACTCCGAGGATAAGGGGTCGTTCTACGGTGTAAATGTGCAGGGAATCTCAGTTGGGGGAAAAATGTTAGATATACCACCTCGTGTGTGGGACGAAAATCTTAAAGGTGGAACCATTGTTGATTCAGGCACAAGCCTCACATTTCTGAAGGTGCCGGCATATAAAGCTGTCATGAAAGTAATGACAATGGCTTTGTCGAAAGTGAAAAAATTGTCACCAGATAACGACCCTTTTGACTTTTGCTTCAGTTCCAAGGGATTCAACAAGTCTTTAGTGCCAAAATTCGCAATTCACTTTGCAGATGGAGCTATATTTGAGCCACCAGTGAAGAGCTATGCTCTTGACGTTGCTGACGGGAAGATGTGCCTAGGGTTTGTGCCAACTAATGTTGGTCCCTCTGTTATTGGCAACATAATGCAGCAAAACCATTTGTGGGAATTTGACTTGGGGAGGAGAACACTGGGTTTTGCTCCCTCCACCTGCACCTAG
- the LOC137725325 gene encoding YTH domain-containing protein ECT2, whose product MAAAAAPQFHHNSLKREQEEEKDSNPHVQSSELFSSNLALSKDGSPSDTASCISTVGDTNASVKKSDADADYESLTSYPPTTYYGYTYPGYEMENKGYYVGGTGMEMQYPVMQADNGSFVYLMPGFQPGYDPYSTYMPFSPIGSDGQYVGQQMYPPMSPVYQAPISSGYNPSLPPHGEFVQSPYLWDPSLVRDGTFGNPYNEVLETPPYKPNFSSPSHTRAPLSKSSKPLDVESGYGARNQSKPVNKASLRPPSLQTEALAKGYFSVAKGPVYNQGTAGLLYPNNSPTLKTNAKGWGASDKLKPRSKANGVKDINLFNEKNHGPRTTNPKGALVSGADKENGKSDGIASVIRKDQYNLPDFPTKYEQALFFVIKSYSEDDIHKSIKYNVWASTPNGNKRLDNAYQDAQEKAAQKGCKCPVFLFFSVNASGQFCGVAEMIGRVDFNKNMDFWQQDKWNGYFPVKWHVIKDVPNPQLRHIILENNENKPVTNSRDTQEVNFLQGIELLNIFKNHMSRTSILDDFDFYESRQKMMQEKRIRQSTPYYELQQKISELSIGAE is encoded by the exons atggctgctgctgctgcacctcaatttcatcacaaCT CTCTTAAAAGAGagcaggaagaagaaaaagattcaAACCCACATGTTCAATCCTCAGAATTGTTCAGTTCCAATCTg GCCCTCAGCAAGGATGGGAGCCCATCTGATACAGCATCATGTATATCAACCGTGGGAGATACAAATGCTAGTGTCAAAAAAAGTGATGCAGATGCAGATTATGAATCCTTGACTTCTTATCCACCCACCACATATTACGGATACACGTATCCAG GTTAtgaaatggaaaacaaaggaTACTATGTTGGTGGAACCGGGATGGAGATGCAATACCCG GTCATGCAAGCAGATAATGGATCTTTTGTCTACTTGATGCCAGGATTTCAGCCTGGTTATGATCCATACTCAACGTACATGCCCTTTTCTCCAATCGGTAGTGATGGGCAATACGTTGGTCAACAGATGTATCCCCCCATGAGCCCCGTGTACCAAGCTCCTATTTCCTCTGGATATAacccttctcttcctcctcatgGGGAGTTCGTCCAGTCACCCTACTTGTGGGATCCATCTCTTGTTAGAGATGGAACATTTGGAAATCCCTACAATGAAGTCCTAGAAACACCGCCCTATAAACCTAATTTCTCTTCCCCTAGTCACACTCGTGCTCCACTCTCTAAATCTTCCAAGCCGTTGGATGTTGAATCAGGTTATGGTGCGCGAAATCAGTCAAAACCAGTAAACAAG GCCTCACTGCGTCCCCCAAGTCTTCAAACAGAAGCGCTAGCGAAAGGTTACTTTTCGGTAGCAAAGGGTCCGGTCTATAACCAAGGGACAGCCGGACTGCTCTATCCAAACAATTCTCCAACTTTAAAAACAAATGCAAAGGGCTGGGGTGCCTCTGACAAGTTGAAACCAAGAAGTAAGGCTAATGGTGTTAAGGATATTAATCTGTTTAATGAGAAGAACCATGGTCCCAGAACAACCAATCCTAAAGGTGCATTGGTGTCCGGAGCTgacaaagagaatggaaaatcTGATGGCATAGCGTCTGTCATCAGGAAGGATCAATATAACCTCCCCGACTTTCCAACCAAATACGAGCAAGCACTTTTCTTTGTGATCAAATCTTACAGTGAAGATGATATTCATAAAAGCATTAAGTACAATGTGTGGGCTAGTACTCCTAACGGGAACAAGAGGCTAGACAATGCGTATCAAGATGCACAAGAGAAGGCGGCACAGAAGGGCTGCAAGTGTCctgtcttcctcttcttttcg GTTAATGCAAGTGGTCAGTTTTGTGGAGTAGCTGAGATGATTGGTCGTGTCGACTTCAATAAGAACATGGACTTCTGGCAGCAGGATAAGTGGAATGGTTATTTTCCGGTCAAGTGGCATGTCATAAAAGACGTCCCAAACCCACAGTTACGACATATAATACTCGAGAATAATGAGAACAAGCCTGTGACCAATAGTAGAGACACGCAAGAG GTGAATTTTCTTCAGGGTATTGAACTGCTGAACATATTTAAAAATCATATGTCAAGGACATCGATACTGGATGATTTTGATTTCTACGAAAGCCGCCAGAAAATGATGCAGGAGAAGAGGATCAGACAATCTACACCTTACTACGAACTGCAG CAAAAAATAAGTGAGTTAAGTATCGGTGCTGAGTAG